One window of Terriglobia bacterium genomic DNA carries:
- a CDS encoding type II secretion system F family protein gives MTADADVTRRLALAGYREPYHTDVFMGAKLLLPVLGAAVAAFFIESSTIFWFFALGSLGFFAPELWLSRAITKRREAVRLSLPDALDLLVICMEAGLGMDQALIRVGQELRISHPQLSEEFLLINLEQRAGKPRVDAWRNMADRTGLEVVRSFVNMLVQTERFGTPISRSLGNFADALRLKRRQQAEEQAAKTTIKMIFPLVLFIFPSMFIVLLGPAIIAISKTMKNVFS, from the coding sequence ATGACTGCTGATGCAGACGTGACACGCAGGCTTGCGCTTGCCGGGTACCGGGAGCCATATCACACCGATGTGTTCATGGGCGCGAAGCTCCTGCTTCCAGTTTTGGGAGCAGCTGTAGCGGCATTTTTCATCGAGAGCAGTACGATTTTCTGGTTCTTTGCTTTGGGGTCACTCGGATTTTTCGCCCCTGAACTATGGCTGAGCCGTGCGATTACGAAACGGCGCGAGGCCGTTAGACTCAGCCTTCCGGACGCGCTTGATCTTCTGGTTATTTGCATGGAAGCCGGGCTTGGCATGGATCAGGCCCTGATTCGAGTTGGCCAGGAATTGCGTATCAGCCACCCGCAACTTAGCGAAGAATTTCTGCTGATTAACTTGGAGCAGCGCGCGGGAAAACCGAGAGTCGATGCATGGCGAAATATGGCCGACCGAACTGGGCTGGAAGTTGTTCGGTCCTTCGTGAATATGCTGGTACAAACGGAGCGATTCGGTACCCCGATATCTAGGTCGTTGGGTAATTTTGCGGATGCACTCAGGCTCAAGAGACGTCAGCAGGCCGAAGAGCAAGCGGCTAAAACCACTATTAAAATGATTTTCCCGTTGGTGCTTTTCATCTTTCCGAGTATGTTTATCGTGCTGCTTGGACCTGCAATCATTGCCATAAGTAAGACAATGAAGAACGTGTTCAGCTAA